GCACCACCCCATTATTCAGATTCAGCATTTCCCAGAGCTTCTTTTCGCCTAGGGCCAGCTGCTCATAGGCCTTTGCCACATGGCCGTACAGCATTTCCCCCTCCGGCGTCAGGGTCATTCCCTTCTGATTCCGGTGAAAAAGCTCGCACGACAGCTCCTTTTCCAGCAGGTGGATCGATTTGCTCACCGCCGGCTGCGAGATGTACAGCGCCTGGGCCGCCTGTGTAATGGTGCCGTGGCGCGCTACGTAATAAAAGACCTTGTAATGTTCAAAATTTACATTCATAAAAATACGTCCTTTTTCCGTTAATCCGTTTCATTATATCACATTTTGAATTTTATGCAACCTGCCCATTCTTCGACTTTCTGTCACGATTAATTTGCCTAAAAGTACGAGAATTTTTCAACTTAAAATATTTTAGACAAACAAAAAAATCCCCCTGCGCCTGTCTTTGGGAGAGAATGCCGGACTTTTTTCCGGTTCCTTTCAGTTTTCTTACAGAGACTTGAAATTACCTGTAAAAGCGGATATAATTAAGAAGTCTACTGTGGTCCTATAAAAAATGCGCAAAAGTGTCTGGTTTTTAAATAAACCGCCGGCTTATATCACAATGGTATAGAGTCAACAGCTAAAAGCGTAAATACTATTTTTAGGGGGAATTGTATGCAAGAGCTAGATCATAAGGCGATTGGCCTTCGTATTCGTAAACAAAGAACATTTCTGAACATGTCCCGTGATGAATTGGCAAGAAAAATCGGTATCACACCAACCTTCCTTGCCGATATAGAACTGGGGACTAAGGGCTTTTCTCTAAAAAGCCTGAATCGTTTCTGTGACGTTTTGAAAATGTCCGCCGACGCAATTCTCTACGGCCCCAAAGAATACATGGGGACGAAGTACGCAGCACTGCTGGAGCTTTTGGAACGCTGTCCAGCAGAAAAAGGAAAATACGCAGAAGAAATTCTGACTCTGTTTTTACTCAGCCATGACCCAGTAGAATAAAAAAATGCGGGTGTCCAAATTGCAGTTGGGCACCTGTTATTTTTTTACACTCTTAAACATACTGCCAGCGCCCGGCGTCTCCTCCGCTCTGCTCCGAACCGCTTCCCGGATCAGTTTTGAGCCGATTTCCCGCATTTCGCCAGCTGTGTACCAGGGCTTCGCATAAAGCGTATAATCAATATCGGTACGGTATCCCTGCAAAATCGCCCGGATCTGCTCCGGCCCCATGCCCTGCCGCACATACTCCGATACGTCAAGCCCTTCCTCTAAACCCATCCGGATCAGGTACATCTTTTTCCAATCCAGATTTTTGTCCGCATAGATCGATACATCTACCTTTCCTGTAAGCCCTTCCCGTATTTGCCACATCTGGCAGTTTGAATACTCAGGATCGTTATAAAAGGTCACATCCACACCGGTCATCAATCCCCAGAAAATTTCCCGTATCTGCTCTGGTGTAAAGGCCTCCGTAATATACGGCGACACATCGAAACCACATTCCATCGCTTCCTGAATCACATTCTGCTGTTCTCTTGTATACCTTGGCTTAACGCCCATTTTTCCACAACCCCAGCAGCATCATCAGCGCCTCAAGGCCCAGGCATTCCGCGGCGACCAGACCAAACCGGCTGTTAAAGGCCAGTCCGGCAAGCAGCGCGCAGGCACTGATAACCACCAGTATTCTCCTCGCCCGTTTCCGGTAGTGGGTGCACTCCGCGTCGTCCAGCGGTTTTGCGCTGTTTTCGACCGGCGCCCATTTGTAGATCACCGGAAAAGCGGACAGCGTAAGCGCCGCGGTAACCACCGCAACCGTCCCCGCCGGGCAGAACCGGGCAATGAGTAAAACAGAAAGTATTGTGATCCATGACAGCAGATAGCAGACCCCGCGTGTATCGGCGTGGTAACCGCCGGCATAGGCGCGGATGGCCGCATAAACAATTAAAAAGACTATGGTCTCCGGCAGCATGCCGAGAAGCAGGCCCACCAAAAGCATGGAAGCGTAGTGAACTGCCTTGAGCATTAAAACTCTGATTCCAAACTGATATATTTCAACATCTTCATCGACCACAATTTCTCTTCTTTTTAATTGATAGATTAATGCGTCAGAAGCTTTTTCAAACATTAGAATTTACGGAGTTTTTTAATATTTACGGGAGCCTTTTCTTGATGATGGATCATCCAACATGCTGTGTTAGCATCTTTGACTGCTTCATGATGAGCGACTTTCGCTACATTTTTCAGGATTTTATTTTTGAAACTATCTTTTTTCATTTAGTACACCTCATAACATTCTATATTATGTAGTTTATCAGCTGATAGATGCTATTATATGTACAAAGCAACCAAATCACCATCTTTATTGTATCAAGAAATAAATCTATGGTCTTTTATATTTTAAATATGTCCCAAGTAAGAATTTCCACGCTCTTTTTACGACGCAGATATTAAAATTTTAACCTTAAACTCTTCTTCTATTTTATATTGAATAGTTCCATTATACTTTTCAATTGCTGTCTTTACATTTTTCAAACCAACACCCATATGTTCTCCCTGTTTTGTACTTTTCAATTCATTATTTTTATTATTCACTTTGCCATTATAGCTATTACAAATAACAACTGTTATAAAATCATTAAATTTGAATATTCTAAGGCTTATATGTCGTTTATCTATTGGAAGTTCAAGACATGCATCAATTGCGTTATCCAATAAATTAGAAAAAATCGTAGTCACGTCAAAAAAATCCATAAATCCAATGTCTATGTCTTCAACTTCTAACATGACATCTATACTATTTTCATCACACTTTATTAATTTATTATTGATGATTATTGTTAAAAAGCGATTACTACATTTAAAACGGCTTCCCAACTCATCCATCTTTCTATATATTGTTCTAGCATAACTATGAGCCATATCACCATTGTCATTAGCATAAAGTTCTTCAAAAGTTTGCATATGATTTTTCATATCATGTATCAATCGTCTCGAATAATCATATTGTGCTTCAATACTTTTATAATAAGTATTTTGCATCATTACCTGCTGTTCTTTCAAGTCCATATCTCTTTCCAATTGATAGCGTTTTGATATGGCTTCGAATAGGTATACCAAATATATATCTAATCCAATAAATCCAAAACAAATATATGCTAAAGCAATTCCAGATGAACTTTGTTGTATTGTTATATAAAAATAATATAGCACACTTATTTCAAAAACTGCCAATAACATTAAAAAGATATTTTGTACAATTTTAAGTGTATTTAATTCATTCTTTTTAAATATAGATACAAAAATATAAAATCCACATAACAAAATTATTTGATTGCAGATTCCAGAAAGAAATAAAAAATTAAAACTTTCCTCAACACCTTCTATCGTAGTATCCATTATTAAAGAAACAATTACGACTGATATAACATCTGAAAAGATTATATAAAGCGCAAAGACAAAATCATATATTAGCATCCATTTCTTATCAAATATAAAAAGTGAGTAACTAACTAAGCATAATGATAACAATAAAAAAGTTATTTTAAGTATAGGAATTCCTAAGATATTCAATCCTATTGCAATAATAACAAATAATAAAAAGCTTATAAAATAATTAAATTTTTCTTTATATTTTCTATCATATACTTCGGACATAAAACGAAACATAATATATCCTGTAATCCCATATGATAAAGCCATATCCAATATATAAATCCACTTATCCATACTCTTCCCCTAAACTTATCCTCCTAGCCAATCCTCTACAACAGCTTAAAATTCTCCTCAATATAATCAAACAGCCGCGCCTTAAATTCCACGGCCCGTTTCTGGGCGATGGGCAGGGTTTCGCCATTGTCCAGATACAGGTCGGCGCCCGCAATACGCTTACAGTGAAACAGGTTCACGATCACGCTCTTGTGGCAGTATTCAAAGTCAAAGTCCTTAACCTTTTCCATGATCTCACTCAGAACGCCGCTAAATTCAAAATCGCCCTGGGTGGTGCTCATTTTAATCTTCCGCCGCACACGCTCAAAATAATAAATGTCATTGCTGGCAAAAACCTTCAGCTCGCCGCCCATCACCAGAGAGATGTCATGGCTCTTGTTTTCCTTTTCAATAAAATCAAACACCTCGGTCAGCACCATGTTTACCTTAGCCGTGTTAAAGGGCTTGACCAGGTATTCAAACGCGTGCACAGCAAAGGCGTTGCGCATGTAGTGAGTGTAGCTGGTGATAAAGATAATCTTGACCCGGGCGTCCCACTTGCGGATCTGCTTGGCCGTATCAATCCCATCGGTTTCCGGCATCTCCACGTCAAGAAAAAGGATATCAAACTGGATACGGTCTTCAAGCACTTCACTGCCGTCGTGATAGACGTATGTCTCCACATCAATATTGTGTTCCTCACCATATCTGATAATGAGCGCCTCCAGCTTTTCTGCAATCAAAGCATTGTCGTCACAAATCCCAATTCTAATCATCCCATCCACTGCCTTTCCAGTATTTCTTTCATTATACCATATTTTCTTCCCGCACCCTATACAAAGCCATCGTGAAGATTATTTCCCCTTAATAATTTTATACCATAAAAATACTCTATAAAAACGAAGATTTCAAGATTTTTTTCAAAAAAAGAAGCCCCGGCGTTTGGAGCTTCTCAAAAAAGGGAGGGGTTTTTCAGCCTCGCTGACTGAAAAGAGGATTTAATGACGCCTGTCTGATGGAACAGGCATTATGAGATTTAATTAAATACGAATGATAAGGTGACCGTCCTTAAATTCCATAAAAAAATCCCTCTCGGATTCAGAGAGGGATGAACGAACACAGTATAATCTGGATGGTAAGGGTTTTTGTTTCGTTTCTTAAGCACTCTAAATCGGAGTCTTTTAAGAACCAATCACTATGTCGGTCTTCTGGCTCAGCAATATCATCTTTCCGCCTTCCCATCATCGTTGACAGTGGCTTTTCAGAAAGCATTTTGCATTACAGCTGCGATTACAGCAAGGGATTCTCACCCTTTTCCCACTACATAGGATCATTCAATATTTAATTAACTTCATCATACGCCCTTTGAGCGGCTTTGTCAACAACTTCTTTTTAAATATTTACGATTATTAAAGCCTGCCTTCTCTGGCCGCCAGCTGCCTTTATAATAATAGAGCACCAGTACCGCCCCTGTCACAATCCAGGTCAGCGGATAGCTGATGTAGATCATGCGCGCGTCGTGGACAAACCGCAGGGTGGTAAAAATCCAGCCCAGCCGCAGGCCGCACATGCACAAAAGCGTGATGATCATAGGGATTACCGTGGCCCCGGCCCCCCGCAGCACGCCCACAAATACCTGATCCGCGGCGTAAATACCATAAAGGGGCACCACGGTGTAAAGCTGGCGCATGCCGTTTAAAACCACTGTTTCGTCCGAGGTAAACATGCCCAGAATCAGACGGGCGTTCAGGATAATGGCTGCGCCCAGGCCGATGGTTACGCCCACGCACAAAAGCAGGCAGACGTTTTTGCCCTTTACCACCCTCTCCCAGCGCCCAGCGCCCATGTT
The DNA window shown above is from Eubacterium limosum and carries:
- a CDS encoding helix-turn-helix domain-containing protein, whose product is MQELDHKAIGLRIRKQRTFLNMSRDELARKIGITPTFLADIELGTKGFSLKSLNRFCDVLKMSADAILYGPKEYMGTKYAALLELLERCPAEKGKYAEEILTLFLLSHDPVE
- a CDS encoding accessory gene regulator ArgB-like protein, with product MFEKASDALIYQLKRREIVVDEDVEIYQFGIRVLMLKAVHYASMLLVGLLLGMLPETIVFLIVYAAIRAYAGGYHADTRGVCYLLSWITILSVLLIARFCPAGTVAVVTAALTLSAFPVIYKWAPVENSAKPLDDAECTHYRKRARRILVVISACALLAGLAFNSRFGLVAAECLGLEALMMLLGLWKNGR
- a CDS encoding cyclic lactone autoinducer peptide, with product MKKDSFKNKILKNVAKVAHHEAVKDANTACWMIHHQEKAPVNIKKLRKF
- a CDS encoding sensor histidine kinase, whose protein sequence is MDKWIYILDMALSYGITGYIMFRFMSEVYDRKYKEKFNYFISFLLFVIIAIGLNILGIPILKITFLLLSLCLVSYSLFIFDKKWMLIYDFVFALYIIFSDVISVVIVSLIMDTTIEGVEESFNFLFLSGICNQIILLCGFYIFVSIFKKNELNTLKIVQNIFLMLLAVFEISVLYYFYITIQQSSSGIALAYICFGFIGLDIYLVYLFEAISKRYQLERDMDLKEQQVMMQNTYYKSIEAQYDYSRRLIHDMKNHMQTFEELYANDNGDMAHSYARTIYRKMDELGSRFKCSNRFLTIIINNKLIKCDENSIDVMLEVEDIDIGFMDFFDVTTIFSNLLDNAIDACLELPIDKRHISLRIFKFNDFITVVICNSYNGKVNNKNNELKSTKQGEHMGVGLKNVKTAIEKYNGTIQYKIEEEFKVKILISAS
- a CDS encoding LytR/AlgR family response regulator transcription factor, with protein sequence MIRIGICDDNALIAEKLEALIIRYGEEHNIDVETYVYHDGSEVLEDRIQFDILFLDVEMPETDGIDTAKQIRKWDARVKIIFITSYTHYMRNAFAVHAFEYLVKPFNTAKVNMVLTEVFDFIEKENKSHDISLVMGGELKVFASNDIYYFERVRRKIKMSTTQGDFEFSGVLSEIMEKVKDFDFEYCHKSVIVNLFHCKRIAGADLYLDNGETLPIAQKRAVEFKARLFDYIEENFKLL